The following proteins come from a genomic window of Microbacterium lemovicicum:
- a CDS encoding DUF427 domain-containing protein: MKAVLDGSVIAEAPQEDLVRIEGNWYFPPASVTAGALEETATPYTCPWKGEAQYYAVVADGRRLDDRAWSYPTPYPTAIERVGTDFSGYVAFWKEVQVVD; the protein is encoded by the coding sequence ATGAAGGCAGTACTCGACGGCTCGGTCATCGCCGAAGCCCCGCAGGAAGACCTCGTCCGCATCGAGGGAAACTGGTACTTCCCCCCGGCCAGCGTCACCGCGGGAGCTCTCGAGGAGACGGCCACGCCGTACACCTGCCCCTGGAAGGGCGAGGCGCAGTATTACGCCGTCGTGGCCGACGGCCGGAGACTCGACGACCGCGCCTGGTCCTACCCGACCCCGTACCCCACGGCCATCGAGCGGGTCGGCACCGACTTCTCGGGCTACGTCGCGTTCTGGAAAGAGGTCCAGGTCGTCGATTGA
- a CDS encoding 4-(cytidine 5'-diphospho)-2-C-methyl-D-erythritol kinase, which translates to MSGSTAWRPGRVHVRAPGKLNLFFEVGDVQPDGYHDVASAYQAVSLHEDCWAEEADDFTISVTGAVDVSGVPSDDRNLALRAARLLAKEIGHRGGVHLDIVKQVPVAGGMGGGSADAAAALVACDALWNADLGTAQLQRLASRLGADVPFALMGGTAVGTGRGDQLSPALAKGRFDWVIVPDAGGLSTPDVYGRLDELRRRRNVDIAPPPRAPAVAPEVLQALRAGDASVLAEHARNDLQVAALSLRPDLRDTLELGERSGALVGLVSGSGPTLAFLAAGPEDALELQVTLSASGRTALHVHGPVAGARVIG; encoded by the coding sequence ATGAGCGGATCGACGGCATGGCGCCCGGGCCGCGTGCATGTGCGCGCCCCCGGCAAGCTCAACCTGTTCTTCGAGGTGGGCGACGTGCAGCCGGACGGCTACCACGACGTGGCATCCGCCTATCAGGCCGTCTCGCTCCACGAGGACTGCTGGGCCGAGGAGGCGGATGACTTCACGATCTCGGTGACGGGCGCCGTGGACGTCTCCGGTGTGCCCTCCGACGACCGCAACCTCGCTCTGCGCGCGGCGCGACTGCTCGCGAAGGAGATCGGGCACAGGGGCGGCGTGCACCTCGACATCGTGAAGCAGGTGCCGGTCGCCGGCGGCATGGGAGGCGGATCGGCGGATGCCGCGGCCGCCCTCGTCGCCTGCGACGCCCTGTGGAACGCCGACCTCGGCACCGCGCAGCTGCAGCGCCTCGCCTCCCGGCTGGGGGCCGACGTGCCGTTCGCGCTGATGGGCGGCACCGCCGTGGGCACGGGTCGCGGCGATCAGCTGAGCCCGGCTCTGGCCAAGGGGCGGTTCGACTGGGTCATCGTGCCGGATGCCGGCGGCCTGAGCACGCCGGACGTGTACGGACGGCTCGACGAACTGCGCCGTCGCCGCAACGTCGACATCGCACCGCCGCCCCGCGCCCCGGCGGTCGCCCCCGAGGTGCTCCAGGCGCTGCGCGCCGGCGATGCCTCCGTGCTCGCCGAGCACGCCCGCAACGACCTGCAGGTGGCCGCGCTGTCGCTGCGGCCCGACCTGCGGGACACGCTCGAGCTGGGGGAGCGCTCCGGCGCCCTGGTCGGCCTCGTCTCCGGCTCGGGTCCGACGCTCGCCTTCCTGGCCGCGGGCCCGGAAGATGCTCTCGAGCTGCAGGTCACGCTGTCGGCCTCCGGCCGGACGGCACTCCACGTGCACGGCCCGGTGGCGGGAGCCCGCGTCATCGGCTGA
- a CDS encoding aldo/keto reductase: MTDVDPRFRTGIPEIHRPYAAAAERYDATRYRQVGTSGLFLPPVSLGLWWNFGDNIPFDRQRAVLRHAFDVGISHFDLANNYGPPYGSAETNFGRMMREDFAPYRDELLISSKAGYDFWPGPYGNWGSRKHIIASAESSLRRMGLDYVDVFYSHRVDAVTPIEETVGALDTLVRQGKALYVGISSYSAERTAEAVAVARSLGTPLVIHQPAYSILNRWVEDGLTGVLSQEGMGAIAFTPLAQGLLTDKYLADGAAERSQKRSTLPDGTLSESALGALRGLDVIAKERGQSLAQMAIQWVLRDPVVASALIGASRPEQLDENIAALQGAAFDTEEIERIDALSDAIDVDLWAESANR; the protein is encoded by the coding sequence GTGACCGACGTCGACCCCCGCTTCCGCACCGGGATCCCCGAGATCCACCGTCCGTACGCCGCCGCCGCCGAGCGGTACGACGCCACCCGCTACCGGCAGGTGGGCACCTCCGGGCTCTTCCTGCCGCCCGTCTCGCTGGGCCTGTGGTGGAACTTCGGCGACAACATCCCGTTCGACCGCCAGCGCGCCGTGCTGCGCCACGCCTTCGACGTCGGCATCTCGCACTTCGACCTGGCGAACAACTACGGACCGCCCTACGGCAGCGCCGAGACGAATTTCGGCCGCATGATGCGCGAGGACTTCGCGCCGTACCGCGACGAGCTCCTCATCTCCTCGAAGGCGGGCTACGACTTCTGGCCCGGACCGTACGGCAACTGGGGCTCGCGCAAGCACATCATCGCCAGCGCCGAGTCGTCGCTGCGACGCATGGGGCTGGACTACGTCGACGTCTTCTACTCCCACCGCGTCGACGCGGTGACCCCGATCGAGGAGACCGTCGGCGCGCTGGACACGCTCGTCCGCCAGGGCAAGGCGCTGTACGTGGGCATCTCGTCCTACAGCGCGGAGCGCACCGCCGAGGCCGTCGCGGTGGCGCGGAGCCTCGGGACGCCGCTCGTCATCCACCAGCCGGCCTACTCGATCCTGAACCGGTGGGTCGAGGACGGTCTCACCGGCGTCCTCTCGCAGGAGGGGATGGGCGCGATCGCCTTCACCCCTCTCGCGCAGGGCCTGCTGACCGACAAGTACCTCGCCGACGGCGCGGCGGAGCGGTCGCAGAAGCGCTCGACGCTGCCCGACGGCACGCTGTCGGAGTCGGCGCTGGGTGCGCTGCGGGGCCTGGACGTCATCGCGAAGGAGCGCGGCCAGTCGCTCGCGCAGATGGCCATCCAGTGGGTGCTGCGCGACCCGGTGGTCGCCTCGGCGCTCATCGGCGCCTCGCGCCCGGAGCAGCTCGACGAGAACATCGCCGCGCTCCAGGGGGCGGCGTTCGACACGGAGGAGATCGAGCGCATCGACGCCCTCTCCGACGCCATCGACGTCGACCTGTGGGCGGAGTCGGCGAACAGATGA
- a CDS encoding stealth conserved region 3 domain-containing protein, with translation MTIPLTALPREPRLWPVLAEREDLILAGGVLHVPHDDLTPEQARTEDLLLIRDALDAAGIPVLLLRRSARVPALAVDEELRVEALAAIAELCEREPVYGKVQGHAPLPMQDLPVAEAGPSVVRVFRPRIAASGLRYGADHAVGVEFWRIGEALVEAPRENVLTRRVFARSDLDIVEVEAHGRSWRTIRGMFDAQPHEVTAEIDMVFSWVDGSSSEFLRQRAARLTEYVVGEGDDGPARFRQVDELRYALRSVHMYAPWVRRIFIATDSPAPAWLRDHPRVTVVPSDAFFADTSSLPTHNSHAVEAQLHRIDGLSEHFLYSNDDMFFARPVDPDLFFTPGGVTKFVESDVRIGPGAARIERSGHDNALRVNRALLEERFGRIISRDLEHCATPLRRSVMAELEDVFADDFRRTAASRFRAATDISVTNSLYHYYALLTGRAVSTERPRTRYVQTTLARSLAQMEKLAERRDIDMFCLNDGGETEVPETVRVRAVLDLLGRMFPVAAPWEDPAVGVSAGPSAAPSEERSAAHR, from the coding sequence TTGACGATCCCACTCACCGCACTCCCCCGCGAACCCCGCCTCTGGCCCGTCCTCGCCGAGCGCGAGGACCTGATCCTCGCCGGCGGCGTGCTGCACGTTCCGCACGACGACCTCACGCCCGAGCAGGCCCGCACCGAGGACCTCCTCCTCATCCGCGACGCGCTCGATGCCGCCGGCATCCCCGTCCTGCTGCTGCGTCGCAGCGCCCGGGTGCCCGCGCTGGCCGTGGACGAGGAGCTCCGGGTCGAGGCGCTGGCGGCGATCGCGGAGCTGTGCGAGCGGGAGCCCGTCTACGGGAAGGTGCAGGGGCACGCGCCGCTGCCGATGCAGGACCTCCCCGTGGCCGAGGCCGGTCCGAGCGTCGTGCGGGTGTTCCGACCGCGCATCGCGGCCTCCGGACTGCGCTACGGCGCCGATCACGCGGTGGGTGTGGAGTTCTGGCGGATCGGCGAGGCCCTCGTGGAGGCTCCCCGTGAGAACGTCCTGACGCGCCGCGTGTTCGCCCGGTCGGATCTCGACATCGTCGAGGTGGAAGCCCACGGTCGCTCGTGGCGCACGATCCGCGGCATGTTCGACGCCCAGCCCCACGAGGTGACGGCCGAGATCGACATGGTCTTCTCGTGGGTCGACGGCTCCTCGAGCGAGTTCCTGCGCCAGCGTGCCGCGCGCCTGACCGAGTACGTCGTCGGCGAGGGCGATGACGGCCCGGCGCGCTTCCGCCAGGTCGACGAGCTGCGCTACGCGCTGCGCAGCGTGCACATGTACGCGCCGTGGGTGCGGCGGATCTTCATCGCCACCGACTCCCCCGCGCCGGCCTGGCTGCGGGATCACCCGCGTGTGACGGTGGTGCCGAGCGACGCCTTCTTCGCCGACACCTCGTCGCTGCCGACCCACAACTCGCACGCCGTGGAGGCACAGCTGCACCGCATCGACGGGCTCAGCGAGCACTTCCTCTACTCCAACGACGACATGTTCTTCGCGCGCCCCGTCGACCCCGACCTGTTCTTCACTCCCGGCGGCGTCACGAAGTTCGTCGAGAGCGACGTGCGGATCGGCCCCGGCGCCGCGCGCATCGAGCGCAGCGGGCACGACAACGCCCTCCGCGTCAACCGCGCACTCCTGGAGGAGCGCTTCGGCCGGATCATCTCGCGCGACCTCGAGCACTGCGCGACGCCGCTGCGCCGCAGCGTGATGGCCGAGCTCGAGGACGTGTTCGCCGACGACTTCCGTCGCACCGCGGCATCCCGGTTCCGCGCCGCCACCGACATCTCGGTCACCAACAGCCTGTACCACTACTACGCGCTGCTGACCGGGCGGGCGGTGTCGACCGAGCGGCCGCGCACGCGCTACGTGCAGACGACGCTGGCGCGATCGCTCGCCCAGATGGAGAAGCTCGCGGAGCGTCGCGACATCGACATGTTCTGCCTCAACGACGGCGGCGAGACCGAGGTGCCCGAGACGGTGCGCGTGCGCGCCGTGCTCGACCTGCTCGGACGCATGTTCCCGGTCGCCGCCCCGTGGGAGGACCCTGCCGTCGGCGTCAGCGCAGGACCGTCAGCGGCTCCGTCGGAGGAGAGATCCGCCGCGCATCGCTGA
- a CDS encoding phosphodiesterase — translation MRIAEYPAPERILLHLSDTHLRAPGPMLFDSIDGARRLARALGAIEASRVRPDAIVFTGDLVDLGETDAYGTLRALVEPFAERLGAPVFWVMGNHDDRASFRAELWGQHPADPSAPVDRVDELDGLRLVTLDSTVPGHHHGEIGDDQLAWLADVLATPAPLGTILAMHHPPVPAVLPLAASVELRDQQRLARVLRGTDVRAIIAGHLHYSTFATFAGIPVSVASSTCYAQDLTVPTGGTRPQDGAHSFNLVHVYDETVVHSVVAVDAAPALEHIDADEAQRRLRLAGIETPLSDARRISPPTEPLTVLR, via the coding sequence ATGCGCATCGCGGAGTATCCGGCACCCGAACGGATCCTGCTCCACCTCAGTGACACCCACCTGCGCGCGCCCGGCCCGATGCTTTTCGACAGCATCGACGGCGCCCGGCGGCTGGCCCGTGCGCTCGGCGCCATCGAGGCCTCCCGCGTGCGACCCGACGCGATCGTCTTCACCGGCGACCTCGTCGACCTGGGTGAGACCGATGCCTACGGCACCCTGCGCGCGCTCGTCGAGCCGTTCGCGGAGCGGCTCGGCGCCCCCGTGTTCTGGGTGATGGGCAACCACGACGACCGTGCGTCCTTCCGCGCGGAGCTGTGGGGGCAGCATCCCGCCGACCCCTCCGCTCCCGTCGACCGCGTCGACGAGCTCGACGGCCTGCGTCTGGTGACGCTGGACAGCACCGTGCCCGGGCACCACCACGGTGAGATCGGCGACGACCAGCTCGCGTGGCTCGCCGACGTGCTGGCCACACCGGCGCCGCTGGGCACGATCCTGGCCATGCACCACCCGCCCGTGCCCGCCGTGCTGCCGCTGGCGGCGAGCGTGGAGCTACGCGACCAGCAGCGGCTCGCCCGCGTGCTCCGCGGCACCGACGTCCGCGCGATCATCGCGGGCCACCTGCACTACTCGACCTTCGCGACGTTCGCGGGCATCCCCGTGTCGGTCGCCTCATCCACGTGCTACGCGCAGGACCTCACGGTGCCGACCGGGGGCACACGCCCGCAGGACGGCGCGCACTCGTTCAACCTCGTGCACGTCTACGACGAGACGGTCGTGCACTCCGTCGTCGCGGTCGACGCCGCCCCGGCCCTCGAGCACATCGACGCCGACGAGGCGCAGCGGCGGCTGCGGCTCGCGGGCATCGAGACGCCTCTCAGCGATGCGCGGCGGATCTCTCCTCCGACGGAGCCGCTGACGGTCCTGCGCTGA
- the rsmA gene encoding 16S rRNA (adenine(1518)-N(6)/adenine(1519)-N(6))-dimethyltransferase RsmA, with amino-acid sequence MPVNLLGAADIRALAAELDVTPTKKLGQNFVVDANTVRKIVTVAGVRAGETVVEVGPGLGSLTLAVLETGARVLAVEIDHRLAARLPETAAARGVPDGALTVLDADALRITELPGEPTVLVANLPYNVSVPVLLHFLETFPFLRRGVVMVQAEVGERLAAPPGSKVYGAPSAKAAWYGPWRLAGTVSRQVFWPVPNVDSVLVSFTRDAAARGDDDERRRTFSIVDAAFQQRRKMLRQALSGVLGGSSAEASAVLEAADVAPTARGEELSIADFQRIAAAAARAAS; translated from the coding sequence ATGCCCGTGAACCTCCTGGGGGCCGCTGACATCCGCGCGCTGGCCGCCGAGCTCGACGTCACCCCCACCAAGAAGCTGGGCCAGAACTTCGTCGTCGACGCCAACACCGTCCGCAAGATCGTCACCGTCGCGGGTGTCCGTGCGGGCGAGACCGTCGTGGAGGTCGGACCCGGGCTCGGCTCGCTCACCCTCGCGGTGCTCGAGACCGGCGCGAGGGTGCTCGCCGTCGAGATCGACCACCGCCTGGCCGCACGGCTGCCCGAGACCGCGGCGGCGCGCGGCGTGCCGGACGGCGCACTGACGGTGCTCGACGCCGATGCCCTCCGCATCACCGAGCTGCCCGGGGAGCCGACGGTGCTCGTGGCGAACCTGCCCTACAACGTCTCCGTGCCGGTGCTGCTGCACTTCCTCGAGACGTTCCCCTTCCTCCGTCGCGGCGTGGTGATGGTGCAGGCGGAGGTCGGCGAACGTCTCGCCGCACCGCCCGGGTCGAAGGTCTACGGCGCTCCCAGCGCGAAGGCGGCCTGGTACGGGCCGTGGCGTCTCGCCGGGACGGTGTCGCGGCAGGTCTTCTGGCCGGTGCCGAACGTCGACTCGGTCCTGGTGTCCTTCACGCGGGATGCCGCGGCCCGCGGTGACGACGACGAACGGCGTCGCACGTTCTCGATCGTCGACGCCGCGTTCCAGCAGCGCCGGAAGATGCTGCGTCAGGCGTTGTCGGGTGTGCTGGGCGGGAGCTCCGCCGAGGCCTCCGCGGTGCTCGAGGCGGCGGATGTGGCGCCGACGGCGCGGGGCGAGGAGCTCTCGATCGCCGACTTCCAGCGGATCGCGGCCGCCGCTGCGCGCGCAGCGTCTTAG
- a CDS encoding sugar porter family MFS transporter translates to MTDAGAIPTGSFSFRSPYGRRAVGLSVAAAVGGFLFGFDSSVINGAVDSIEGNFELNPVITGFVVAVALLGCAVGAIIAGSLSDRWGRLRVMFLGAIMFFVSSIGSGLTFSVGDLILWRVIGGLGIGIASVVAPAYISEIAPRQIRGGLASLQQLAITLGIFTALLSDAVLAWGAGGASSPLWFGLEAWRWMFLVGVVPAAVYGILAFTVPESPRFLISKGRHDEARAIFARLIPKADLDQSIRELTKAIEFDKETQGVTLRGPVLGLQSIVWVGIILSVFQQFVGINVIFYYSTTLWQSVGFPESASLGISVVTSITNVLVTLIAIFLVDRVGRKPILLTGSVMMAVSLAFMAICFMFSTTDAEGKVSLDAPWGPIALVAANLFVIGFGASWGPLVWVLLGEIFPSRIRGKALGVAAGAQWIANFLITVSFPAMSAWSLPLTYGMYALFAALSFFYVWLKIPETKGMELEKTETLFVTRPKGTAKTTS, encoded by the coding sequence ATGACTGACGCCGGCGCCATTCCCACAGGTTCGTTCTCGTTCCGCAGTCCGTACGGTCGCAGAGCCGTCGGGCTCTCGGTGGCGGCGGCGGTGGGCGGGTTCCTCTTCGGCTTCGACTCGTCGGTCATCAACGGAGCCGTCGACTCGATCGAGGGCAACTTCGAGCTGAACCCCGTCATCACCGGCTTCGTCGTCGCCGTCGCGCTGCTGGGCTGCGCGGTCGGCGCGATCATCGCCGGCAGCCTGTCGGACCGCTGGGGCCGTCTGCGGGTGATGTTCCTCGGCGCGATCATGTTCTTCGTCTCGTCGATCGGCTCCGGTCTCACCTTCAGCGTCGGCGACCTCATCCTCTGGCGCGTCATCGGCGGTCTCGGCATCGGCATCGCCTCCGTGGTGGCACCGGCCTACATCTCCGAGATCGCCCCGCGCCAGATCCGCGGCGGTCTCGCCTCCCTGCAGCAGCTCGCGATCACCCTCGGCATCTTCACCGCACTGCTCAGCGACGCGGTGCTCGCCTGGGGTGCGGGCGGCGCGTCCTCGCCGCTGTGGTTCGGGCTGGAGGCCTGGCGCTGGATGTTCCTCGTCGGCGTCGTCCCCGCGGCGGTCTACGGCATCCTCGCGTTCACCGTCCCCGAATCGCCCCGGTTCCTGATCAGCAAGGGCCGTCACGACGAGGCACGCGCCATCTTCGCGCGCCTCATCCCGAAGGCCGACCTCGATCAGTCGATACGGGAGCTGACGAAGGCCATCGAGTTCGACAAGGAGACGCAGGGCGTCACCCTCCGCGGACCCGTGCTCGGCCTGCAGAGCATCGTCTGGGTCGGCATCATCCTGTCGGTGTTCCAGCAGTTCGTCGGCATCAACGTGATCTTCTACTACTCCACGACGCTGTGGCAGTCGGTGGGCTTCCCCGAGAGCGCCTCGCTCGGCATCAGCGTCGTGACCTCGATCACGAACGTGCTCGTCACGCTCATAGCGATCTTCCTCGTCGACCGGGTCGGCAGGAAGCCGATCCTGCTCACCGGGTCGGTGATGATGGCCGTCTCGCTCGCCTTCATGGCGATCTGCTTCATGTTCTCCACGACCGACGCCGAGGGCAAGGTGTCGCTGGACGCCCCGTGGGGGCCGATCGCCCTCGTCGCCGCCAACCTCTTCGTCATCGGCTTCGGCGCGTCGTGGGGCCCGCTCGTGTGGGTGCTGCTGGGCGAGATCTTCCCGAGCCGCATCCGCGGCAAGGCGCTCGGCGTCGCCGCCGGCGCGCAGTGGATCGCCAACTTCCTGATCACCGTCAGCTTCCCGGCCATGTCGGCCTGGTCGCTGCCGCTCACCTACGGCATGTACGCCCTGTTCGCCGCGCTGTCGTTCTTCTACGTGTGGCTCAAGATCCCCGAGACCAAGGGCATGGAGCTCGAGAAGACCGAGACGCTGTTCGTCACGCGCCCCAAGGGCACGGCGAAGACCACGTCGTAG
- a CDS encoding MFS transporter, whose protein sequence is MTPVAELIAPRRLGRDFRWLLSSSWTSNLGDGIALAASPLLIASLTSSPLLVAAGAMMQFLPWLLFGLFAGSLADRVDRRRLVMIANASRAVVVSVLVVFLATGHITVWVVLATAFLYGTAEVFADTAGSTLLPMLVAPRDLGIGNARLQAGFLVGNQLAGPPVGAFLFALGSFWPFLVQILAVGLAVVLVSRIARTSIPEQDAAGDRDAHPIREGLRWLRTNAPVRSLVLIILVFNVTWAAPWSILVLYATEHLQMGAVGFGALTTASALGGLVGTTIFGRLERRLRFSTLMRICLTLEVLMHLGFALTTSPLVAFAIMFGFGLYAFVWGTISTTVRQRLVPLGLQGRIASVNMVGIFAGLVVGQLLGGTIAQIWGLTAPWWFAFAGSAVTLALVWRTISHIAAAPVALGDADQAAERRER, encoded by the coding sequence ATGACACCCGTCGCCGAGCTCATCGCTCCGCGGCGTCTCGGCCGGGACTTCCGCTGGCTGCTGTCGTCGTCGTGGACGAGCAATCTCGGCGACGGCATCGCGCTGGCCGCCTCCCCGCTGCTGATCGCCTCGCTGACCTCCTCACCGCTGCTGGTGGCGGCAGGGGCCATGATGCAGTTCCTGCCGTGGCTCCTCTTCGGCCTGTTCGCGGGCTCCCTCGCAGATCGCGTCGATCGGCGCCGGCTCGTCATGATCGCGAACGCCTCGCGCGCCGTCGTCGTCTCCGTGCTGGTGGTGTTCCTGGCGACCGGGCACATCACCGTGTGGGTCGTGCTGGCGACCGCATTCCTCTACGGCACCGCGGAGGTGTTCGCCGACACCGCCGGCAGCACGCTGCTGCCGATGCTCGTCGCACCCCGCGATCTCGGCATCGGCAACGCGCGCCTGCAGGCCGGCTTCCTGGTCGGCAATCAGCTGGCCGGTCCCCCGGTAGGCGCCTTCCTGTTCGCGCTGGGATCGTTCTGGCCGTTCCTGGTGCAGATCCTGGCGGTCGGCCTCGCGGTCGTGCTCGTGTCGCGCATCGCGCGGACGTCGATCCCGGAGCAGGATGCCGCCGGCGACCGTGACGCGCATCCCATCCGCGAGGGGCTGCGGTGGCTCCGGACGAACGCTCCGGTGCGCTCGCTCGTGCTGATCATCCTCGTGTTCAACGTGACGTGGGCGGCACCGTGGAGCATCCTCGTGCTCTACGCCACCGAGCACCTGCAGATGGGAGCGGTCGGATTCGGCGCGCTGACGACGGCCTCCGCACTGGGCGGACTGGTGGGGACGACGATCTTCGGCCGGCTCGAGCGGCGCCTGCGCTTCTCGACCCTCATGCGCATCTGCCTGACGCTGGAGGTGCTGATGCACCTGGGCTTCGCTCTGACCACCTCGCCGCTGGTGGCCTTCGCGATCATGTTCGGCTTCGGTCTGTACGCCTTCGTCTGGGGCACGATCTCCACGACGGTGCGCCAGCGTCTGGTGCCGCTCGGGCTGCAGGGCCGCATCGCGTCCGTGAACATGGTGGGCATCTTCGCCGGCCTGGTCGTCGGACAGCTCCTGGGAGGGACGATCGCCCAGATCTGGGGGCTGACCGCGCCGTGGTGGTTCGCGTTCGCCGGGTCGGCGGTCACGCTCGCGCTCGTGTGGCGCACCATCTCGCACATCGCGGCCGCGCCGGTGGCGCTGGGCGACGCCGATCAGGCGGCGGAGCGGCGCGAGCGGTAG
- a CDS encoding HNH endonuclease signature motif containing protein, which yields MDLLTAPLHSLQQQAREVLRGAEDERAFQRSNESELVRQVTAIGALSRLVDALLIDAVGEVVRRSEQPDRDERMTTHLGCRDVSELVQILTRVSPQTASRLQRAAQVVRPTVSDMTGELLDAALPCLREAMTDGVLGLDGILAICEPLQSTAPRVPTDAHREAAGIVVAEARGEGPDGAPPACASLLKIHAQTWALALDQDGAEPSERAAIRRRSFTIGVATPSGVAVRGILLPDVAAQLQTIFDAQISPKVAFVDTHEADGSPIAPLDDRSRAQKQHDALASALDVAASSGLLPTLGGHAPTLVVSVDADDVAGGTGYAYAQGCDQPLTIAAAHHIACHGAIQRVTNRDGRIVAISTAERVFNRHQRRAIALRDGGCVIPGCGVPAAWCEIHHVLEHANDGPTHTDNGVLLCWFHHRFLDRIGWRIRMNCGVPQVRAPGWFDPSMRWRTVTTSPTRLAGAAAVRRT from the coding sequence ATGGACCTCCTTACCGCGCCGCTTCACAGCCTGCAGCAGCAGGCTCGTGAGGTGCTGCGCGGAGCGGAGGACGAGCGCGCGTTCCAGCGATCGAACGAGAGTGAACTCGTCCGTCAGGTAACGGCGATCGGCGCGCTGAGCCGGCTCGTCGACGCCCTCCTGATCGACGCGGTCGGCGAGGTCGTGCGCCGCTCCGAGCAGCCCGATCGCGATGAGCGCATGACCACGCACCTCGGCTGCCGCGACGTCTCCGAACTCGTGCAGATCCTCACGCGCGTCAGCCCGCAGACCGCCTCGCGCCTGCAGAGGGCCGCTCAGGTCGTACGGCCCACCGTGTCGGACATGACAGGCGAACTGCTGGATGCCGCGCTCCCCTGCCTGCGCGAAGCGATGACCGACGGCGTGCTCGGCCTCGACGGCATCCTCGCGATCTGCGAGCCGCTGCAATCGACGGCGCCACGAGTTCCGACCGACGCCCACCGTGAAGCCGCCGGGATCGTCGTCGCCGAGGCACGGGGAGAGGGTCCGGACGGCGCTCCCCCGGCGTGCGCATCGCTGCTGAAGATCCACGCGCAGACGTGGGCGCTCGCCCTCGATCAGGACGGGGCCGAGCCTAGCGAGCGTGCCGCCATCCGGCGCCGCTCCTTCACCATCGGGGTGGCCACGCCGTCGGGGGTGGCCGTGCGCGGCATACTGCTCCCCGACGTCGCGGCGCAACTGCAGACGATCTTCGACGCCCAGATCTCACCCAAGGTGGCGTTCGTCGACACCCACGAGGCCGACGGCTCACCGATTGCGCCCCTCGACGACCGCAGCCGCGCGCAGAAGCAGCACGATGCCCTTGCCAGCGCCCTTGATGTCGCCGCCTCCAGCGGACTGCTGCCGACGCTCGGCGGCCACGCACCGACACTCGTGGTCTCGGTCGACGCCGACGATGTCGCCGGCGGCACGGGCTACGCGTACGCCCAGGGCTGCGATCAGCCCCTCACGATCGCCGCCGCCCACCACATCGCCTGCCACGGCGCCATACAGCGTGTCACCAACCGCGACGGCCGCATCGTCGCGATCAGCACCGCGGAGCGCGTCTTCAACCGCCACCAGCGCCGCGCGATCGCGCTCCGTGACGGAGGCTGCGTGATCCCCGGATGCGGCGTCCCCGCCGCATGGTGCGAGATCCACCACGTGCTCGAACACGCGAACGACGGACCGACGCACACCGACAACGGTGTGCTGCTGTGCTGGTTCCATCACCGGTTCCTCGACCGGATCGGCTGGCGCATCCGTATGAATTGCGGTGTGCCCCAGGTGCGGGCGCCGGGGTGGTTCGACCCATCGATGCGATGGCGCACCGTCACGACATCGCCGACCCGCCTCGCCGGTGCCGCCGCCGTCCGGAGGACGTGA